Part of the Pseudobacteriovorax antillogorgiicola genome, TTCAGCTACTACCACTTTCCTCGTGAACACTGGACCCGGATCAAGACCAACAATATGCTCGAAAGGGTCATGAGGGAAATTAGACGGAGAACTCGCGTCGTTGGCAACTTCCCCGATGGCAACTCAGCTCTCATGTTGACCGCTGCTAGGCTAAGGCATGTAGCCTCGACCAAGTGGGGTACAAGGAAGTACATGGATATGGATCGATTGAAGGAAGCTAAGTTAGCAGTCTATGGTTAGAGAAATTTCAGATTGATGGACTCAAAGTGCACATAATTCTTGACGCTACCTCACAATTTTTTAGAATACATATTCGTCTACATAGGAGCCTACTTTTTCTGCGCGATAGAGTATAAAAGGCTGAAAGTCACAAAAAAGGAGATCTGGGATACACTTGAAAATTCTTGGTGGAAAAGTGCTGCCTTAGGCTTATTAGCGTGGGTTACAATCTTCTTCTTGCTCGTAGTCCTATTCTAAGTTTTCCAAAGCTCATGATTTAATGAGAAAAGACGAGCCTCCCTAAGGAGATTCGCCTAAAAATGTCATAGTTGGTTCAAACTAAAACATTCGTACCTAAGAACAGTCAGCTGCTGTAAATTTCAAGCTGGTCGCCGAGCCACCATCGCGATTGAAGAAGTCTCTACCGTTGCAAAGCTCACCTTCAAACTCATCTTTAACAACTTTCTCGATAGCAAAGAGTGGCACTGCGCTGTCAACCATGAAGCAGAAAAGGTCGAGATCTGGGAAAAATTTGTAGCGAGACTTGGTACAGAAATTCCTTACCGAGTTAGCATCCTTTTCAAGTAGTGTCTCAGTCTCTTTCACGATAAGTGCAGCAATCAATTCAAGGCCTTCCTGAGTGATGAAATCCCTAAACTTATGCTGAACACAGTACATATCCGCAAGCGTGTAGGCTTCAGCGTTTGGAATATTCAATCGACATCTAGGGTTTGCATCTGGATAGCGCTGGCCCGGCTTATATAATTCATTGATGAGCTCCCCTAGAAAAGCCTGATCTGCACCGGAAACTGCGGGATCATCAAGAAGGTTTGAAAGCTCCTCTTTGTATTCTCCATATGCCAAATCAAATAGGCGCACAACTTGAAGAAATTGCTCGAAATCCCAATCGCGATACTCTTCCATAGTTAGGATGTGAGCTTCTGCTTCTGGAATTGATCGAATTCCGTTTTCTTCTTCGCCATTTACCTCTTCATCCAAAACACTTTCATCTTCTATGTCTTCAATGCCATTGATGGTACGGATGTACTGATCCAATCCGTAGATCTGGGAATCCAGATACTCAAGAGTATTGTCAGACTGCAATTTCTGCGTCACGATACTAACTACTGAGATAGCGCCTAGCACAGGGCTTGCGAAGCGCGCTGACATCAACTTGAACTTAGCATATAGCCTTGGCCGCTTTGCAGCGATCTTCCCAAGGCCAAACTTTCCTTTGAAAATCTTCTGTTTGAGCTGCGCCTTGGTATAAACTCTTGTAGTGCCATTGGCGAGAACAATTGTCTTGTCGCTAAAGTTCAAACCTTTGAGCACCTTCACATTACCCTTATGCAACCTGATATCATCAAAGTAGCTCGCGCCCCTTCGATAGTAGTCAAAGGCCTTAAATGCTGCCGGCCCTGAAACAGAAAGTGCTCCAGCTCCAGCAAGGTAGTCTGTAACTTGAAAAAGTCTTTGATCGATCTCAGACGGGGGAATTGTTCCATCCAAAATCGCATCGAAAGTGCCATTTTCCAAATTGTCAACATACACTTCTGAAATCTTCGAGAATTGCGAACTGAGGTTCGCCATAATTTGCTGATTGGCTTTGAAAGAAAGATCTGTTTTAGTTGTAAGAGTCGAGAGCTCCTCGACCTTACCTTTCAGAACCTCATCGAGGGCTACAGCCTCATTATACTTAGACTCTAAAAGAGCCCGGCGATCCTTGATTTCAGGGTTGATAAAAGCTCCGTCGCTAGCCATCTCCCCTATTGTGATTGTCATATCGGCGACGGCAATGCCTCCGAAAAATACAGCTGTTACTAATGCACCTAATGCCATGGTTTCTTTCCTCTCTAAAAGTTAAGATAGGAGCCTCAATGCTCCTCGATATAGACTTATGGTCGTGATAGAGCTGCTCTTCTTAGTACAGGTCGAGCAAATCTTGGATTCGCGATTCGAATTGCTTTTTTTACAGTTGGCAGATGTTTGATCTTCACTCCAGAGCGAAAATGAGTGAACTTCTTCACCACTTTGTTTGGTACCTTATCCTTGAGCCAACACTTGTTTCCAGAAGGTGTCCAAGTGAAGGCCTGGCAAACAGAGTCGCTAGCACATTCGCGACTACAAGCCATAGCATTGGGAGTCTGCAAATTACGATAATCCTGGCCTGGTCGATCAATGTCGTGCTCAAATGGAGCGGCTGTCATAGCTTCGAAGCCTTTCTTCTCGTGGATATAAGGCATCTCAACAAAGTCGATCACAGTTCTATCCTGGCCATTTCCCCAAGTAATCAACTCACCACGCCATAGATCTAGTTGCAGGTACTTTCCGCTATTCTTTTTTGATCTTAGGTAAACGCTCCATTCGTCTCGATTGATCTCACCATAAGGATGGCTTACCCCATTGGCATCGGTGTATACCCAATATTTGGATGACACACGACTAATGCTAGAGTTCTGAAGGTCAGCAGATACCACTTCAAAGCCATTGATGATATCGTTGTGATCTAGGTCAAGTTCACAGGTTTCGGGTACGAATGCTGCGACAAAATCATCTGTAAACGAGCTTTCATATATGAATCGCGTAAATTCTAGACCAAAGGCACCCAGTACAGGCACACGATTTAATAAGTAATCGGGCTCAACGTTACAACGAATAAAGTAGCCTTTATATTTTGCTATGAGATGAATATAGGTGTTGGCTCTTGCTTCAAAAAACTCGTCGAAGTTATCTTGAATATAATGCAGTAGCTGACTGAGATCCTGCTTATTGACAGATGTTAAGTTTTGGATTCGATCAAAATCTTGAAACTTGGCAGGCAAACCTTCAAGGGAATCCATACTAAAGAGAATCACTTGGGCAGCATACTTGGCAAAGTTCAAAACCTCTCCACGAAGCATCGCTTCATCGCTTTTAAGCTTTGCAGTAATGTGGTTGGCTTCTTTCTTTATGTCCCTCAGCTGGCGATTTGCTTCGTTTATGTCATCTCGAAGTTTTTTATACTCTTTCGCTCTCTCCTTGGACAAGTGCACATCCAAACCGATCAGGGCAACATCGAGCACCACTCCCAAAGGCCCGGCAGCTTTGGTTGCTAATCGGGATGCAGCAGCTGAGCTTGTTTTTAACCCCAAAGAAGCAATTCTAGCTCCCGCTTTCGCAACTGGCGACGCAATTTTAACGACCTTCGTCAGGCGAAGGGTCGTCTTTGCTTTAACCATGGCCCTGTAGGCAGATTGCTGAGCCATTTTCCCTGCCGATTTAAGATATGAACTTGTACTACTCGCCGCTGCTTTGCCAAGCTGAGTATCAGCCATGGCATTCCCTAGGATCTGCTGTAGCTGCACTGACCCTAGGGTTGTAATCGCTGTGGATGCAACAATGGACAGTTGACCCTGAACCGTAGAATTAGCCTGATTATAGATCGACGAAGCCTCCAGCATCTCCAAAGTTGCCTGCCCAGCAGCTTTTGACTCGGCTGACAGAAATTCTTCGTTCAACTGATTTGAAATATCGAGATACGAGTTAAGGTTTGTAACTTTATTGTTATAAGCCTTGTCGATGGACTCGATCTGAGAAATCAGACTTTCATTGGTCTTCTTACCAGACTCAATATCTTTCTTGTACTGCTTGATTTCTGGAGCAAACAAAGCACCATCCATAGCTGAGTTTGCGACACTGGTACCTATGGAGCCTGCGGCTATCGCCCCAACAATAAATGGAATAAAAAATGGCATTGTGAAATCCTCCTTGTTTTGAGTTACCCTCGTTGACTTGCTACTTGAGCTGTATATGATCCCATGGCTGACGCAACGTCTTCCATAAAGCGGCCCAGGACACTATGGACGAGCTTTCTTTCCTTCGTCATTTCCTTGCTTTGGTACTTCGCAACGAACTTAGGCCAAGCATCTGGACCAAGATCTTGGTAAAGATACATCACGCCAAGATCGAAGCTATCTTTCTGAGCATCCATCATAAGTTTTGAAACTTGATGAAATGTCTCCCGTGACACATGATGCTTTTCTAAATCCATGGAGTTGGCGAGGCTGCTCATCATACCTCCATAAATCTGTTGAGCATCATCCCAGAGGCCTAATTCTTCAACCCTTTGGCCTGCAACCTTTCTCAAACTATCCATAACATTCACGTCAGAATACTGTGAGATGAACTTTTCCATAAGCTCAGGACCTTGTTCCAAAAGCTCTTGCTCTCGGTTGGTAACTTGCATCATATCTTGATTTCGATACATCTCGGCAAGGGTCATAATTTCTTGCTCGGTAAAATCTTCGTTCATTGCATTCAAGAGATGCTCTTTAAGACTATTTGATTGAATAAGTTTTTCAATCTTAGCTCTCAGCTCTTCTTTTTCGTGACTTTCAAGGTTCATTTGAGAAACTACTGCACCAAGCGCAAAATTCATTGACACTTTCAAACCTTCGAAACGCTCGTAAAGATTAGCTGTCTCTGCATACTCTTTAAATTCTGGCGTCTGATGCAGATCGACCTTCTCCTTACTTGAACTCACAACAACTGGGCTGACAGAAACTTCTTCATCACCTTGATTTGAAGTGACAGACGATGATTCTGCGTGTTGCTTCGCATCTCCATCCATAGTCCCAGCCGGCTTGGATTCAGGACTTACTAAATAGTAAAGTCCAACAATGACACCTAGAACGATTGTTAATGGTACGATTAGTTTTTTGACCATGACATTTTCCTTTCCATTGGAAGCTTATTTGCACTGACCACCTAGGTCACTGAGAATAACCTGGTCAGCTATTTCATTTTGTATACCGAAGGTATCAAGGAGATGGTCATAAACCACATCCATCCCTAGATCACCTAGACTCTGACAAGCCTGAACAATGCGGGTTATATCCTTAGCACTGATCGTGCTATCGTTCGCAGTGGTCGATAGCAAAATGAGATCTAGATTAGCATCAATCAAAAGAGGCACTAGAATGCTTTGTTGACCCTTCATCTTCACCCAAGTTATCTGATCAGCCGAAGTGATTGCTCCGTCCTTAGAAATCTGAAGAAAGATCGAATAGAAGAGATTTGACTTAATATTACCCTGACTGCTGTTTATTAGCAGTTTGTCACCGTCCTCTTGATGAGATTGAAAGAAAAAGTCTGCCATCTCATGATAAACTTCTAGATCCCAATTGCGGATACCCTGGATAGTAATTTGAAGCTGATGTAGTTCTGGCAAATTAATGATGACCTTGTCATAGTCTTCATCAACCTCAATCTTGTAGTCTTGACTATTTGGCTCTAGTCGCCCTTCAAGGAGATCGATTACATTTTGCAAGCCTTTAATCGTAGCATCAATTTCTTGTCTTCGCTTGACTGAGGCATGAATCTGCGTTGCAATACTCGCAACTGAAATCGCTGCATTCATACGTGTTTTCAAGCTGGCGCTAAGAACTTTTAAGTTTGAGATATTAATTGGCCTTTTAAGAGCCCCAGTAGGTGCAATCATTTGCTTTCCCTGCAAGCTCAAATCATCGAAGCCAAGATGCTCCAAAGCAATTTGATTGAGATGAAAGGCAAATGTTCTAGTCTTACGAAAATACTTATTGAGGTCTTCCTTGGGAAATGAGTCTAGAAGAACTTGTGGAGAACCAACAATGTAGTCGAGAACTTCTTGATGAACTGTAAATTCTGGTGACTCCAAATCTTCAACGACTGTTTCAGGTATGTAGGAAAAAACATCTTCAACATTTTGAAGAATTTGTCGATTCGATTGAATCGAGATCGATGTGGCTTGCACCTGTCGCTGCGTAGAACGAAGGGTATCGATAAACTCATCTTGCAAGGATAGCGCTTTCTCATACTTCTCGCTTAGTACTTGCCGTCGATCGTTGATGTGTGGATCTATGAAAGAGCCCTGCGTTGCCATTTCACCAATTGTAATCGTAAAGTCTGCTGCGGATAGCCCAGCAAATAATGTAGCTGCAATGATACCTAAGCCCATACTCTCTCCTGAATTGCATGATACGAAACGCTTGCTCTAAATTTTGATTTTGTTTTTTCTAGTCAAACTCAGGTCGAGTTTTGAAGCAGTCGAGGCGTTTAGTCAAACTGTGGACAAGGCACTTTCCGATATTATGTACACCTTAAGTGAACATTTTATAGTTACAATGCTATTTATCGTTTGCTATTGGCCTATTTTATGAGGGCTTGACAGGATTTTTAAAGTGAATTTTTGAAGTTTTTAGAAATGATCTCAAGCATATTCAAATGCGTGTTCAATTGATTTGAAGCGACACGATTCGCCATGAATTGTAAATGTTTCGCAAAGAATGTCAATGATCGAAAGCATTGATTGGTATCCAAATCATGTCCCAACAGAAGGTCGTTTTTGGTGTCTCACTGACACCAAAGTTCATTTTACCAACGAGCGTTTCCAGAACTTCTTGAAGTTCTTTCACGGGCTTCGTTGACAGTAATATTTCTGCCACCTACATTGCTACCATCTAAAACTTCAATAGCATTCGCTGCTTCGTCAGCGGAAGACATTTCCACAAAACCAAAACCTTTACTCCGACCAGAATCTCGGTCAGTGATAACGACAGCACTCAACACGGAACCTTGCTCTTGAAAAAGATCATGAAGCTC contains:
- a CDS encoding transposase, with amino-acid sequence FSYYHFPREHWTRIKTNNMLERVMREIRRRTRVVGNFPDGNSALMLTAARLRHVASTKWGTRKYMDMDRLKEAKLAVYG
- a CDS encoding PAN/Apple domain-containing protein, producing MPFFIPFIVGAIAAGSIGTSVANSAMDGALFAPEIKQYKKDIESGKKTNESLISQIESIDKAYNNKVTNLNSYLDISNQLNEEFLSAESKAAGQATLEMLEASSIYNQANSTVQGQLSIVASTAITTLGSVQLQQILGNAMADTQLGKAAASSTSSYLKSAGKMAQQSAYRAMVKAKTTLRLTKVVKIASPVAKAGARIASLGLKTSSAAASRLATKAAGPLGVVLDVALIGLDVHLSKERAKEYKKLRDDINEANRQLRDIKKEANHITAKLKSDEAMLRGEVLNFAKYAAQVILFSMDSLEGLPAKFQDFDRIQNLTSVNKQDLSQLLHYIQDNFDEFFEARANTYIHLIAKYKGYFIRCNVEPDYLLNRVPVLGAFGLEFTRFIYESSFTDDFVAAFVPETCELDLDHNDIINGFEVVSADLQNSSISRVSSKYWVYTDANGVSHPYGEINRDEWSVYLRSKKNSGKYLQLDLWRGELITWGNGQDRTVIDFVEMPYIHEKKGFEAMTAAPFEHDIDRPGQDYRNLQTPNAMACSRECASDSVCQAFTWTPSGNKCWLKDKVPNKVVKKFTHFRSGVKIKHLPTVKKAIRIANPRFARPVLRRAALSRP
- a CDS encoding RNA recognition motif domain-containing protein — encoded protein: MSKKLYVGGLSYSTTQDELHDLFQEQGSVLSAVVITDRDSGRSKGFGFVEMSSADEAANAIEVLDGSNVGGRNITVNEARERTSRSSGNARW